In Paraburkholderia phenazinium, the following are encoded in one genomic region:
- a CDS encoding ExbD/TolR family protein, with translation MGMNVSSGGGSEPDVMVDINTTPLIDVMLVLLIMLIITIPIQTHAIKMNLPVGNPPPPLVQPEVVQIDIDFDGTMMWNGTVIPDQATLNSKLSQVAAEPVQAEIHLLPNKLVPYKDVAAVLAAAQRVGATKIGLIGNEQYMQ, from the coding sequence ATGGGAATGAACGTATCTTCGGGCGGCGGTAGCGAACCGGATGTGATGGTCGACATCAACACCACGCCGCTGATCGACGTGATGCTGGTGCTGCTGATCATGCTGATCATCACGATTCCGATCCAGACGCACGCCATCAAGATGAACCTGCCGGTCGGCAACCCTCCCCCGCCGCTCGTGCAGCCGGAGGTGGTGCAGATCGATATCGACTTCGACGGCACGATGATGTGGAACGGCACGGTGATCCCGGACCAGGCCACGCTCAACTCCAAGCTGTCTCAGGTTGCTGCTGAGCCGGTGCAGGCTGAGATCCATCTGCTGCCGAACAAGCTGGTGCCGTACAAGGACGTCGCTGCCGTGCTGGCTGCGGCGCAACGTGTCGGCGCCACCAAGATCGGTTTGATCGGCAACGAGCAGTACATGCAATAA
- a CDS encoding ExbD/TolR family protein, with the protein MAMSVGQDGDDDEVISNINTTPLVDVMLVLLIIFLITIPVVTHTVPVKLPNEAVQPLQTTPKSIVIAVNRDGDFFWNEKHVDAATLLTQLKTVSVMQPQPEVNVRGDQNTRYEFIGRVITACERAGIAKVSFITEPPPRGG; encoded by the coding sequence ATGGCTATGAGCGTTGGGCAAGATGGGGATGACGACGAAGTCATCTCCAACATCAACACCACGCCGCTAGTCGATGTGATGCTGGTTTTGCTGATCATCTTCCTGATCACGATTCCTGTTGTTACGCACACGGTGCCGGTGAAGTTGCCGAATGAGGCAGTCCAGCCGCTGCAGACCACGCCCAAAAGTATCGTGATCGCGGTCAACCGCGATGGCGATTTCTTCTGGAACGAGAAGCATGTGGATGCAGCGACGCTGCTCACGCAGTTGAAGACCGTGTCTGTGATGCAACCGCAGCCGGAAGTCAACGTGCGCGGCGACCAGAACACGCGTTACGAGTTTATCGGCCGCGTGATCACCGCCTGCGAGCGTGCTGGCATCGCCAAGGTGTCGTTTATTACTGAGCCGCCGCCGCGCGGAGGTTAA
- a CDS encoding MotA/TolQ/ExbB proton channel family protein has protein sequence MKKRSLAAVAASMVFAVTTATTFVAPQIAYAQASDATVAAASATDAAPTAAPAAAPADQAVPPPAPATSETVNNPYGLGALWKNGDFVARFVLILLVIMSMGSWYIMITKFFEQYRANRRAKSADEQLWTAPSLAEGAKLLDESSPFRFIAETAIEAGEHHDEALLEAVDRNTWIDVSVERAITNVSNRLQDGLAFLGTVGSTAPFVGLFGTVWGIYHALTAIGIAGQASIDKVAGPVGEALIMTAIGLAVAVPAVLGYNFLVRRNKSVMERVRAFGAQLHTVLLAGSRRSKRGVAGQKATLVEQAG, from the coding sequence ATGAAGAAGCGTTCTCTCGCCGCAGTGGCGGCAAGCATGGTGTTCGCCGTAACCACGGCGACGACCTTTGTCGCACCGCAAATTGCCTACGCGCAAGCTAGCGACGCAACCGTAGCAGCAGCATCGGCAACCGACGCCGCACCGACGGCTGCACCCGCAGCAGCGCCCGCGGACCAGGCTGTGCCGCCGCCGGCACCGGCCACCTCCGAAACCGTCAACAACCCGTACGGCCTCGGCGCCCTGTGGAAAAACGGCGACTTCGTTGCCCGCTTCGTGCTGATCCTGCTGGTGATCATGTCGATGGGTAGCTGGTACATCATGATCACGAAGTTCTTCGAGCAATACCGCGCCAACCGTCGCGCCAAGAGCGCCGACGAACAGCTGTGGACCGCTCCGTCGCTCGCCGAAGGCGCGAAGCTGCTCGACGAATCGTCGCCGTTCCGCTTCATCGCCGAAACCGCGATCGAAGCCGGCGAACACCACGACGAAGCGCTGCTCGAAGCCGTCGACCGCAACACCTGGATCGACGTGTCGGTCGAGCGCGCCATCACCAACGTGTCGAACCGCCTGCAGGACGGCCTCGCCTTCCTCGGTACGGTCGGCTCCACGGCGCCGTTCGTCGGCCTGTTCGGTACGGTCTGGGGTATTTATCACGCGCTGACGGCCATCGGTATCGCCGGTCAGGCATCGATCGACAAGGTTGCAGGTCCGGTCGGTGAAGCGCTGATCATGACGGCAATCGGTCTGGCCGTCGCGGTTCCGGCTGTGCTCGGCTACAACTTCCTGGTTCGCCGCAACAAGTCGGTGATGGAACGTGTCCGTGCCTTCGGCGCACAACTGCACACCGTCCTGCTGGCCGGCAGCCGTCGCTCGAAGCGCGGCGTCGCAGGTCAGAAGGCTACGCTGGTCGAACAAGCGGGGTAA
- a CDS encoding energy transducer TonB: MKVEGQFPAGTSPVQRTGRPREFGKKQQNPVRRFGGIAAVLLLHVVLIYALLNGLATKVVQVIQHPIETKIIEPVKPPPPPPLPVVQLPPPKFAPPPPPFVPPPEVNVPTPPQPTITHQAAPVVAQPAPPPAPPAPVAPSKPVSAQVDVACPNSDQVRSSVVYPKEAQENNVTGDVLIEFVVDPQGHITDEHVAKSSEDSSLDRAAFNAVKKFSCVSQGQPVRVQVPFSFNLN, from the coding sequence ATGAAAGTTGAAGGGCAGTTTCCGGCGGGCACGTCCCCGGTTCAGAGAACTGGGCGCCCGCGCGAGTTCGGGAAAAAGCAGCAGAACCCCGTGCGCCGCTTTGGCGGTATTGCCGCCGTTCTTCTCCTCCACGTGGTGCTGATTTATGCACTGCTCAACGGCCTCGCCACCAAGGTGGTGCAGGTCATTCAACATCCGATTGAAACCAAGATCATCGAGCCGGTGAAGCCGCCTCCGCCGCCGCCGTTGCCTGTCGTGCAGTTGCCGCCGCCGAAGTTCGCACCGCCGCCGCCGCCGTTCGTGCCGCCGCCGGAAGTGAACGTGCCGACGCCGCCGCAGCCCACCATTACGCACCAGGCCGCACCGGTCGTGGCCCAGCCCGCGCCGCCGCCTGCCCCGCCCGCACCGGTCGCACCGTCCAAGCCGGTGAGCGCTCAGGTTGACGTGGCATGCCCGAACTCCGATCAGGTCCGCTCATCCGTGGTCTATCCGAAGGAAGCTCAGGAAAACAACGTCACGGGTGACGTACTCATCGAATTCGTAGTCGATCCGCAGGGCCATATTACGGATGAGCATGTCGCGAAGTCGTCGGAAGACTCTTCACTCGATCGCGCGGCGTTCAATGCTGTAAAGAAGTTTAGTTGCGTTTCCCAAGGCCAACCTGTCCGTGTCCAGGTTCCGTTCTCGTTTAACCTGAACTGA
- a CDS encoding DUF4148 domain-containing protein translates to MKLATRTVLMTLLLAGSASAMAAPGLTPKQCNSYPFTHTKGEVTHKQLMRELGELEAVGYDPTANENIYPADIQAAEQKLQAEYRADCMPAASATNAQGVANPAS, encoded by the coding sequence ATGAAACTCGCCACCCGTACCGTCTTGATGACCCTTCTGCTCGCAGGCAGCGCGTCTGCCATGGCTGCGCCGGGACTCACGCCGAAGCAGTGCAACTCGTATCCGTTCACGCACACGAAGGGCGAGGTCACGCACAAGCAACTGATGCGCGAACTCGGAGAACTGGAAGCCGTGGGTTATGACCCGACCGCCAACGAAAACATCTACCCCGCCGACATCCAGGCGGCCGAACAGAAACTGCAGGCTGAATATCGCGCCGACTGCATGCCGGCCGCATCCGCGACGAATGCGCAGGGCGTCGCCAATCCGGCCAGCTAA
- a CDS encoding response regulator transcription factor yields MSRVLTIEDDEITANEIVGELKSRGFTVDWVANGRDGMARAMSDEYDVITLDRMLPGVDGLTILTTMRSIGIQTPVLMLSALGDVDERVRGLRAGGDDYLTKPFDPEEMTARLEVLLRRSQTPTTPFETTLRVGPLELDLISRKVQRDGEEIVLLPTEYRVLEFMMRHAGQTITRTMLFEAVWGYHFDPGTNLIDVHMGRLRKKIDPPGVKQMIQTVRGSGYILA; encoded by the coding sequence ATGTCGCGAGTGCTGACCATCGAAGATGACGAGATCACCGCCAACGAAATTGTCGGTGAGCTGAAGAGCCGCGGCTTTACCGTGGACTGGGTGGCGAACGGCCGCGACGGCATGGCGCGCGCCATGAGCGACGAGTACGACGTGATCACGCTCGACCGCATGCTGCCGGGCGTCGACGGGCTGACCATCCTCACCACCATGCGCAGCATCGGCATCCAGACGCCGGTTCTGATGCTGAGCGCGCTGGGCGACGTGGACGAACGCGTGCGCGGCTTGCGGGCCGGCGGCGACGACTACCTGACCAAACCCTTCGACCCCGAAGAGATGACCGCGCGCCTCGAAGTCCTGTTGCGCCGCAGTCAAACTCCGACCACGCCGTTCGAAACGACGCTGCGCGTCGGGCCCCTCGAACTCGATCTGATTTCGCGCAAGGTTCAGCGCGACGGCGAAGAGATCGTGCTGCTGCCCACCGAATACCGCGTGCTCGAATTCATGATGCGCCACGCCGGCCAGACCATTACCCGCACCATGCTGTTCGAAGCGGTGTGGGGCTACCACTTCGATCCGGGCACCAACCTGATCGACGTGCACATGGGCCGCCTGCGCAAGAAGATCGATCCACCGGGCGTCAAACAGATGATCCAGACCGTGCGGGGCTCGGGTTATATCCTCGCGTGA
- a CDS encoding sensor histidine kinase: MSLLAFIGCAVTGDMERETDVVMEWQLIYFDSMPHGELAAAIHRRLEHERMHANYYGLFSADGQLIAGDVLKLPPDLQADRHGMTLHHTLQVTGGEPAPVVRAMAERRHDGETLVLARDLTHILRIRETIINALIGGGVLCLVAGVVGGLALSVRQMRRLKAIRRVTLRIAQGDLGQRLPIGGRDEIDMLAHLVNHMLAEVERLMNEVKGACDGIAHDLRTPLAHVRTLLGHIAERSDALEDGALTTLVERARGETDALLDRFRAMLRISEIGTLQRRGGFAEVELQALVEEVAELYEPLAELRSLSFAVEAESVQAIHGDRALLFEAFSNLLDNAFKFTPAGGAVRMVLSRTPAGPLVEIVDNGPGIPLDERDAVLQRFYRGERTRHLAGSGLGLSIVSAVIRVHDFTMRIGNAEPGARVSIECWSRTLA, translated from the coding sequence ATGTCGCTGCTGGCGTTTATCGGCTGCGCGGTGACGGGCGACATGGAGCGCGAAACCGACGTCGTGATGGAATGGCAGCTCATCTATTTCGACTCGATGCCGCATGGCGAACTGGCCGCTGCCATTCATCGCCGGCTCGAGCACGAGCGGATGCATGCTAACTACTACGGGTTGTTCTCCGCCGACGGCCAGCTGATCGCCGGCGACGTGCTCAAGCTGCCCCCCGATCTGCAGGCCGACCGGCACGGCATGACACTCCACCACACCTTGCAGGTCACGGGCGGCGAGCCGGCCCCGGTGGTGCGGGCGATGGCCGAGCGCCGCCACGACGGCGAAACGCTCGTGCTGGCGCGCGACCTCACGCACATCCTGCGGATTCGCGAGACCATCATCAACGCCTTGATCGGCGGCGGCGTGCTTTGCCTCGTGGCGGGCGTGGTGGGCGGCCTCGCTCTCAGCGTGCGGCAGATGCGCCGCCTGAAGGCGATCCGCCGCGTGACCCTGCGCATCGCTCAGGGCGATCTCGGCCAGCGTTTGCCGATTGGCGGCCGCGATGAAATCGACATGCTGGCGCATCTGGTCAATCACATGCTGGCGGAAGTCGAACGCCTGATGAACGAAGTGAAGGGCGCCTGCGACGGCATCGCCCACGATCTGCGCACGCCGCTTGCGCATGTGCGCACCTTGCTGGGACACATCGCCGAGCGCTCGGACGCGCTCGAAGACGGAGCCTTGACGACGCTGGTGGAACGCGCCCGCGGCGAGACCGACGCGTTGCTCGACCGCTTTCGCGCCATGCTGCGCATCTCCGAGATCGGCACCCTGCAACGGCGCGGCGGCTTTGCCGAGGTGGAACTGCAGGCGCTGGTCGAAGAGGTCGCCGAACTGTACGAGCCGCTCGCCGAGCTTCGCTCGCTCAGCTTTGCGGTCGAAGCCGAGAGCGTGCAAGCCATTCACGGCGACCGGGCGCTCCTGTTCGAAGCGTTCAGCAACCTGCTCGACAATGCCTTCAAGTTCACGCCCGCAGGCGGGGCGGTGCGCATGGTGCTGAGCCGGACGCCTGCGGGGCCGCTGGTGGAGATCGTCGACAACGGCCCGGGCATCCCGCTGGATGAGCGCGACGCCGTGCTGCAACGCTTCTACCGCGGCGAGCGCACGCGTCACCTGGCCGGTTCGGGCCTCGGTCTCAGCATCGTCTCGGCGGTGATCCGCGTGCATGACTTCACGATGCGCATCGGTAACGCGGAACCTGGCGCACGCGTGAGTATCGAATGTTGGTCGAGGACATTGGCATGA
- a CDS encoding response regulator transcription factor, with product MRILFVAAPHPESSWLYKALQESAHSLQRAEDLRDGAFLATQEAFDTIVVMSLDPPSYAGLLAALPQFVEAGAGAALIVVLGQSGAQDRTRALRAGADACFGQPYSFIEMHERMQALRRTAVSRAAHDQPASAAAASTTLALNPLTHELVDGEHRLVVTRREYLLLECLLRQLNAPVPREQLIRYAWPEKDDVDPSSVNLVVSRLRRKLAQHLPGVHIETVSRYGYQIATGSS from the coding sequence ATGCGCATCCTGTTCGTCGCCGCACCGCATCCCGAATCGTCATGGCTGTATAAGGCCTTGCAGGAGAGTGCCCACAGCCTGCAGCGCGCGGAGGACCTGCGCGACGGCGCGTTTCTCGCGACTCAGGAGGCGTTCGATACGATTGTCGTGATGTCGCTCGACCCGCCGTCGTATGCGGGCTTGCTGGCGGCGCTGCCGCAGTTTGTCGAGGCCGGCGCGGGCGCCGCGCTGATCGTCGTGCTGGGCCAGTCCGGTGCGCAGGATCGCACCCGCGCACTGCGGGCCGGCGCCGACGCCTGTTTCGGGCAACCGTATTCGTTCATCGAAATGCATGAACGGATGCAGGCGCTGCGGCGCACGGCGGTCTCGCGCGCCGCGCACGATCAACCGGCGAGCGCGGCCGCCGCGAGCACCACGCTGGCGCTCAATCCGCTCACGCACGAACTGGTGGACGGCGAGCACCGGCTGGTGGTGACGCGGCGCGAATACCTGCTGCTCGAGTGCCTGCTGCGCCAGTTGAACGCGCCCGTGCCGCGCGAGCAACTGATTCGCTATGCGTGGCCGGAAAAGGACGACGTCGATCCGTCGAGCGTCAATCTGGTGGTCTCGCGCCTGCGGCGCAAACTCGCGCAGCATCTGCCGGGCGTCCACATTGAGACGGTCAGCCGTTACGGCTATCAGATTGCGACGGGATCGTCCTAG
- a CDS encoding DUF4148 domain-containing protein, with the protein MKTFMIAIAFVGATATASAFAQSAPAAAQQPVAATQVASNATPSVGQAGQWVPPTAEANGAKTRAQVYQELVQSEKDGELNYLNSTIYSH; encoded by the coding sequence ATGAAGACTTTCATGATCGCTATCGCATTCGTCGGCGCCACGGCTACCGCTTCGGCTTTCGCACAGTCCGCTCCGGCGGCGGCCCAGCAACCGGTGGCAGCCACCCAGGTCGCGTCGAACGCGACCCCGTCGGTCGGCCAGGCCGGCCAATGGGTCCCGCCGACGGCCGAAGCCAACGGCGCCAAGACGCGCGCGCAGGTCTACCAGGAACTGGTGCAATCCGAAAAGGACGGCGAGCTCAACTACCTCAACTCGACGATCTACTCGCACTAA
- a CDS encoding efflux transporter outer membrane subunit, whose translation MVEFTFKRSLCVALAVSALFSGCSFAPTYQVPPTAIPTAFKEGGAWQLAKPADQVPRDAWWQVYHDPVLDRLEVLVAAANPDVAAAVARHDEAVDYLAQARSGLFPTIGAGANVSTNRQSDNRPLRGTDQPSVYGSNTVDVGIDYDLDLWGKVRNEVSAGRAAAQAADADLASVRLSLQASLADAYFNLRGLDEQQQLLADTISTYERALKLTMSRHAGGIASDLDVSRAQTQLASARASAEDVKASRALYEHAIASLTGVPASSFSLAPSIGLAYLPSLPTGVPAALLQRRPDIAAAERRVAEANAKIGVAKAAFFPDVSLGLDGGFQSDTLSPWIMAPNEIWSIGPSLVMTLFDGGRREAITQEARATLAENGAKYKATVLLAFQQVEDNLAQLHHLGDEATQENEALTDAQRTLNLSMSRYRDGVVSYLDVVTAQTTELNTQILALNVNTRRLLASVGLIEALGGGWSADQSAVAAAPAKPVQAQAQPVAVSKLADAG comes from the coding sequence TTGCGCCGACCTATCAGGTGCCGCCTACGGCGATCCCGACGGCCTTCAAGGAGGGCGGCGCGTGGCAACTGGCGAAGCCCGCCGATCAGGTGCCGCGCGACGCATGGTGGCAGGTGTATCACGACCCGGTGCTCGACAGGCTCGAGGTGCTGGTGGCCGCGGCCAATCCCGACGTGGCCGCCGCCGTCGCACGGCATGACGAGGCCGTCGACTATCTGGCGCAGGCGCGCTCGGGCCTGTTCCCGACCATCGGCGCGGGCGCCAATGTGTCGACCAACCGGCAATCGGACAACCGGCCGTTGCGCGGCACGGATCAACCGTCGGTGTATGGATCGAATACCGTCGACGTCGGCATCGACTACGACCTCGATCTGTGGGGCAAGGTGCGCAACGAAGTCAGCGCGGGCCGCGCGGCCGCCCAGGCCGCCGACGCCGATCTCGCCTCGGTACGTCTGAGCCTGCAGGCGAGTCTCGCCGACGCCTATTTCAATCTGCGCGGACTCGATGAGCAGCAGCAGCTTCTCGCGGACACGATCAGCACCTACGAGCGTGCCTTGAAGCTGACCATGAGCCGGCACGCCGGCGGCATTGCTTCGGACCTCGATGTATCGCGCGCGCAGACCCAGCTCGCTTCGGCGCGCGCCTCCGCCGAGGACGTCAAGGCCAGCCGCGCGTTGTATGAGCATGCCATCGCGTCGCTCACCGGCGTACCGGCCTCGTCGTTCTCGCTGGCACCGTCGATCGGACTGGCCTATCTGCCGTCGCTTCCCACCGGCGTGCCGGCCGCGCTGCTGCAGCGGCGGCCCGACATCGCGGCGGCCGAACGGCGCGTGGCGGAAGCGAACGCGAAGATCGGCGTCGCCAAGGCGGCGTTCTTCCCGGATGTCTCGCTCGGACTCGACGGCGGCTTCCAGAGCGACACGCTGTCGCCATGGATCATGGCGCCCAATGAAATCTGGTCGATCGGTCCGAGTCTCGTGATGACGCTGTTCGACGGCGGACGCCGCGAAGCCATCACCCAGGAAGCACGCGCCACGCTGGCGGAGAACGGCGCCAAATACAAGGCCACCGTATTGCTGGCGTTCCAGCAGGTCGAAGACAATCTGGCGCAACTGCATCATCTGGGTGACGAAGCCACGCAGGAAAACGAAGCGCTCACCGACGCGCAGCGCACCCTGAATCTCTCGATGTCGCGCTATCGCGACGGGGTGGTCAGTTATCTGGACGTGGTGACCGCGCAGACCACCGAGCTCAATACGCAGATCCTCGCGTTAAACGTGAATACGCGGCGTCTGCTGGCTTCGGTGGGGTTGATCGAGGCGTTGGGTGGCGGATGGTCGGCCGATCAGTCTGCGGTGGCCGCAGCGCCTGCGAAGCCGGTGCAGGCGCAGGCCCAGCCGGTTGCGGTGAGCAAGCTGGCGGATGCCGGTTGA